AGACGtgaaaaataatttaaaaagaaatataaggaaataaaccaacaacaaatagagctcaaattaaaaaaaaggaagGAAATTCCTGTggtaataaaaaaatatactaAATCCCAACCTTCTTCCTTTCCTTCCATTCCTTATAGATGGATGCTAAAAAAAGTCCCCTGGCTCTGCTCGCCCAGACATGCTCACAGATTGGAGCCGATTCATCGGCGGTGAAGCCCCTGCTGGCAATGGACAAGAACAAGACGAAGCCGGGCACCTGCTCCTCGTCCTCCACATCCTCCACATCCTCGACCTCGTCGAGCAACGGCGATATATCGGCGGCCAAGTCGCCCGGCAGCCAGGCAAAATCGCCGAAATCCACAACGCCCATTACGGCCACGGCCACCAGCAATACCAGTCTGACAACCACCGGAGAGATCAAGCTGGCCTTCAAGCCGTACGAGACGAACGTGTTGAGCCACCAGAACCAGAACTCCTTCAAGAGCAGCTCCTCCGTGGAGGAACCGATGCGCCCCAGCTCCAAGAACTCCTCGTCCGCCCAGGAGCGTGTGCCGTCGCGCAGCAAGTCGAATGCCACGCCCACAGATGGACACAGCCGGACACAGGAGGCGGCACCCAGCACACCCCATGATAATGGCAGCCGGAAGACAGTGTCGCCCTCGGGCTCCTCGCAGCGCGGCGCCAGCCCCATCGTACGCTCCGGAATGGAGGTCCTGAGCAACTCCAACGGCACCGCACAGCATCCCAAGGAGATGAGCAGCATGGCAGCCGCAGCGGCTGCCGCAGCGGcggcctacaaggcagccggTCCCTATGGCCTCAACCATCTGTCGGCCCTCTGCTGCCCGCCTGGGATGGAGCAGCACGCGAATCCTGCTTTCCGTCCGCCCTTTGCCGGCGGCTTTTCGCACCATCACGCCGCCATGCTGGCGGCGGCTGCAAATGGCGGCTATCCGGGCGCCGGAGGCGGCAATCCCGCCGGACAGCCCAATCCGTACATCAGCTACCAGCGCATCAAGACGCCAGCGGGTGGCGAGGCCATCGTGCCAGTGTGCAAGGATCCCTACTGTCCCGGCTGCCCCTACTCCGCGCACACCCAACAGATGCTGATGGGGGCCCCCTGCCCGGCCGGATGCACCCAGTGCGAGCACCAGAAGTACGGCATGGCCATGGCCAGCGCCGGCCTGCCCCCAGGCCATCCGTACTCGCAGGCGGCAGCCGCAGCGGCTGCCAATGCGGCGGCTGCACGCTCCGCCCCCTACGTCTGCAGTTGGGTGGTAGGCGATGCCTATTGCGGCAAGCGTTTCCAGACCTCCGACGAACTCTTCACCCACCTCCGCACCCACACGGGCAACCTCTCGGATCCGGCTGCCGCAGCCGCCGCTTTGGCCCAGTCGCAGGCGCAGTCCCTGCTCGGAACCCTGTTCCCCCCATCGGCGCTGCGAGGTGGATATCCCACGCCCCCGCTCAGCCCCATGTccgcggcagcggcagcagcccgCTATCATCCGTACGCCAAGCCGCCGCCAGGTTCCATGGGCGGTGCCCCATCGCCCTTTGGCGCCGGCGGAGCCTTCAATCCGGCAGCAGCCGCTGCGGCAGCTGCTCTCGGACCGTACTACTCCCCGTATGCCATGTACGGCCAGAGGATGGGAGCGGCCCATCAGTGAAGAGGGAcaaggaaaaggaaaaggtTTTTAAAtgcataccaaaaaaaaaagcaaaaggaTATCCCATAGACCCCAGAGGAAACGTTTTTGAAATAATTTCAAACGAAAAAAAGGATGAAATGAGGATCGGGAATGCCGATGGACACCATCTCTCTGCGGCATTCGCGCGCTGTTCTGTGATACTAAACTGTAGTTTGTCGAGCGCTAATT
The sequence above is a segment of the Drosophila miranda strain MSH22 chromosome 4, D.miranda_PacBio2.1, whole genome shotgun sequence genome. Coding sequences within it:
- the LOC108162435 gene encoding zinc finger protein Noc, whose product is MVVLEGGGGVVTIGNNQYLQPDYLAPLPTTMDAKKSPLALLAQTCSQIGADSSAVKPLLAMDKNKTKPGTCSSSSTSSTSSTSSSNGDISAAKSPGSQAKSPKSTTPITATATSNTSLTTTGEIKLAFKPYETNVLSHQNQNSFKSSSSVEEPMRPSSKNSSSAQERVPSRSKSNATPTDGHSRTQEAAPSTPHDNGSRKTVSPSGSSQRGASPIVRSGMEVLSNSNGTAQHPKEMSSMAAAAAAAAAAYKAAGPYGLNHLSALCCPPGMEQHANPAFRPPFAGGFSHHHAAMLAAAANGGYPGAGGGNPAGQPNPYISYQRIKTPAGGEAIVPVCKDPYCPGCPYSAHTQQMLMGAPCPAGCTQCEHQKYGMAMASAGLPPGHPYSQAAAAAAANAAAARSAPYVCSWVVGDAYCGKRFQTSDELFTHLRTHTGNLSDPAAAAAALAQSQAQSLLGTLFPPSALRGGYPTPPLSPMSAAAAAARYHPYAKPPPGSMGGAPSPFGAGGAFNPAAAAAAAALGPYYSPYAMYGQRMGAAHQ